A single window of Nicotiana sylvestris chromosome 3, ASM39365v2, whole genome shotgun sequence DNA harbors:
- the LOC104214965 gene encoding histidine--tRNA ligase, chloroplastic/mitochondrial — protein MPAILNPSLLILHHHHHPRLSTAVLSLRHHLNFSLFSPSRTSFRAYSTSSSSLSIESSANQNVRTGRSGSVSSPPVEHDNAEKIDVNPPKGTRDFPPEDMRLRNWLFHNFREVSKQFGFEEVDFPVLESEALYIRKAGEEIRDQLYCFEDRGNRRVALRPELTPSLARLVIQKGKSVSLPLKWFAIGQCWRYERMTRGRRREHYQWNMDIIGVPDVMAEAELISSIITFFKRIGLTASDVGFKISSRKVLQEVLRCYSVPENMFGRVCIIIDKIGKIPMDDIRKDLQSADMSEVAIEELLQVLSLKSLAKLEEKLGASGEALSDLKQLFSLAEKYGYSEWLQFDASIVRGLAYYTGIVFEGFDREGKLRAICGGGRYDRLLSTFGGDDLPACGFGFGDAVIVELLKERGLLPQLNLQVENIVCSLDQELQGAASAVATILREKGQSVDLVLENKPLKWVFKRAARINARRLILVGNAEWQKGMVNVKTLSTGEQVEIKIDELE, from the exons ATGCCGGCAATTTTAAACCCTTCCCTCCTTATcctccaccaccaccaccacccacGGTTGTCGACGGCGGTTCTTTCACTCCGCCACCACCTTAACTTCTCTCTCTTTTCACCTTCACGCACTAGTTTTAGAGCTTACTCTACTTCTTCCTCCTCATTGTCCATAGAATCATCGGCGAACCAGAATGTTCGCACCGGACGGTCCGGATCAGTTAGTTCGCCTCCAGTTGAACACGATAATGCTGAGAAAATCGACGTCAATCCTCCTAAAGGTACCCGAGATTTCCCCCCCGAAGACATGCGCCTCCGCAATTGGCTCTTCCATAACTTCAGAGag GTATCGAAGCAATTCGGGTTTGAAGAGGTTGATTTTCCTGTGCTAGAGTCAGAGGCTCTTTATATTAGGAAGGCCGGGGAGGAGATTAGAGACCAG CTTTACTGTTTTGAGGACCGTGGAAACCGTCGAGTTGCATTGAGGCCTGAGCTGACTCCTTCATTGGCAAGACTTGTGATACAGAAAGG AAAATCTGTATCTCTTCCATTAAAATGGTTTGCTATTGGACAGTGCTGGCGTTACGAGAGAATGACCAGGGGAAGACGCCGTGAACATTACCAATGGAATATGGATATAATTGGTGTACCAGATGTAATG GCTGAAGCAGAGCTGATATCTTCAATTATTACCTTCTTCAAGCGCATAGGCCTCACAGCATCAGATGTTGGGTTTAAGATCTCCAGTAGAAAG GTCTTGCAAGAAGTGTTGAGGTGCTATTCCGTCCCAGAAAACATGTTTGGTAGAGTTTGCATCATTATAGACAAG ATTGGAAAGATTCCAATGGATGATATCAGGAAAGATCTGCAGTCGGCTGATATGTCAGAGGTAGCTATTGAAGAGCTATTGCAAGTCCTGTCACTGAAGTCTTTGGCAAAGTTAGAAG aaaaacttGGGGCCTCAGGAGAAGCACTATCTGATTTGAAGCAACTATTCTCGCTTGCTGAAAAGTATGGCTATTCAGAGTGGCTTCAGTTTGATGCATCAATTGTCCGTGGTTTGGCATATTACACTGGGATTGTCTTTGAG GGATTTGATCGTGAAGGAAAGCTCCGGGCTATCTGTGGTGGTGGACGATATGATCGGCTATTGTCTACCTTTGGAGGCGATGATCTTCCAGCTTGTGGATTTGGATTTGGTGATGCTGTAATAGTAGAA CTGCTCAAGGAGAGGGGACTTCTACCACAACTTAACCTCCAAGTAGAGAACATTGTCTGCTCCCTGGATCAGGAACTTCAAGGTGCAGCATCAGCAGTTGCCACTATTCTCAGGGAAAAGGGGCAAAGCGTTGATTTGGTTTTGGAGAACAAGCCACTTAAGTG GGTGTTCAAGCGAGCAGCACGGATAAATGCACGCAGATTGATTTTGGTTGGAAATGCTGAATGGCAGAAAGGTATGGTTAATGTTAAGACTCTTTCAACAGGTGAGCAAGTGGAGATAAAAATCGATGAACTGGAGTAA